The DNA region AGGAGTTCCAGACCCGTAACGAAACCAATGAAATCTACATTCCACCCGGTCCACGTCTGGGTGAAAAGGTTCTGGAATTCAACAATGTCAGCAAAGGCTTCGACGGCCGCCTGCTGATTGATGACCTGAGCTTCAGCGTACCAAAAGGTGCCATTGTCGGTATTATCGGTGGTAACGGTGCCGGTAAGTCCACACTGTTTAAAATGATTGTCGGTGAAGAGCAGGCTGATTCCGGTTCTATCGAACAGGGCGACACCGTTAAAATCTCCAACGTGCAGCAGTTGCGTGATGAACTGGATGATTCCAAGACCGTCTGGGAAGCCATCTCCGATGGTCAGGACATTCTGAAAATCAACAACTACGAAGTACCTTCACGTGCTTACATTGGTCGCTTTAACTTCAAGGGCGGCGATCAGCAGAAGCGTGTCGGCGAACTGTCTGGCGGTGAGCGTGGTCGCCTGCAACTGGCGGCCACCCTGAAGCATGGTGGTAACGTGCTGCTGCTGGACGAACCGTCCAACGACCTCGACGTGGAAACCCTGCGCGCACTGGAAGAAGCGATGCTGGCCTTCCCCGGCTGTGCCATGGTGATCTCCCACGACCGCTGGTTCCTGGATCGTGTAGCCACCCACATTCTGGCGTATGAGGGTGACTCCAAAGTCACTTTCTTTGAAGGTAACTACACCGAGTACGAAGCGGATCGCAAAGAACGTCTGGGCGAAGAAGCTGCCGGGCCACACCGTATCAAGTACAAGCGCATCGACGCTTAATATCGGTTACTGCCATCTGAACCTTTGCACTCTGCAAAGGTTCAGGCTTCTGGCTATATCTCTTTCTTAACGCCCCCGGTGACGTCGCTCCCCCGGTAATATTGCAGACATTCGCGCAAGGTCAGATTTCCACAAACGCGATCATAAACTGCTGCACTGACAGTTCTGCTCGCATTCACAGCATGATGAGTGATGTATAGGCCCGCATCCTCAGCACGATGAAGATAGTACTGCCCACACTGTCCAATATCATCAGCACCACAAACCGACTGATACAAATAGTCCCTGGCTTTTTCATTCTTATAAAGGTAACCGCTAAAGACTGAAGCCATGACTAAAACAGCCACGTTATGAAAAGTGATTAAGCCTGGCTTAGCCGCCGATTCCTGTTGCCAGGATCGATGGCTATACCGCTCCCATTTATCCTTAATAAATTCTTTGGGAATGCCATTCTTCAGCTTGGGAGAGTGTCGACTCTTCGCTGACTTCCCATCAGACGTCCCCATCTTTCGGAAGCCGTTTAAACCCACATCAAAGCAGGTAGCAGAGCATTCATTGCTGCTATAAGCAGCAGGCTTTCTGATCGTCCCTTCAACCAGAACAGGCTGTTCGCGAGGGAGTACATTCTGGTTTTGCAAGGGCAATAATCCGTATCTGGGGGATACTACAAAATGCAGCGCCTCTGAACTGAGCCCTGTTTGAATCAAGCTATGAAGCCTTTCATGCTCCTGTTCTACATTCATATTGTCGAATGAAAACGTCAGTTGTCCCTCTGAATTGGTAATGGTTGCCAGATTTATTTCGGAACCGTTACTGGCATCAACCACAAAAATGGGTACATTCGTTGCCATTGATAGAAGAACAGCCGTCTCAAGGCTTCCGAATTGGTTCAAATCTCGCCTGACATCATCGATCAATTCATTTACCCGGAGAGATAATTCGGCAGGCCCTGCATTTTGACTAATGGTTCTTAAAGTATTTATTGCTGTCTGAACGACACTGTGATGTCCAATTTCAGAAATACGCTGCAAACTTTGTAACAGGGCGGAAAGCTCAGGCGGTGAGTTCAATGCTGCAATAAGTCTTTCTGCAAGGAAGTAACTCACCGCTGCTGCCTGAGTATGAGGGCTATCACGCAGCTGTCTGTCAATGCCATTAAACCGGGAAACAACAGCCCGTTGTGTGGAAAGCTGATTCATGGCAGATGTCATCACTGCTGCATCATGCTCTGCGTCATAAAGTTGTAGCGAGTACGCAATAGACAGGGGGAGGCAGGATGTGGCACCTTCTAACTGTTCGCACTTAACCGCTTTGTAACCCAGAGACTCGAACACTATTTTTAACTGTTTGGGCATAGCTTTCTGTTCGCCCTTGCCAGCCATCGATACACCAGTCCAACACACCAGAAAGATCATTAATGACCAACGCACAACGTTCTCCTTTTCAGTTTATAGTTTCTGGCTGTATCCGACTCTCATTTCGGTTTATAGTTCCCGAAAGATAGCTTCCAGAAAAAATAACAAAATGACGCCCCTGCAAAAAACCCTTGTTACTATAGATGCCCTGCACGCCAGAGACCCGAAAACCACCGCAGGCAAAGCCCATGAGCTGCTTTACGCCGAACGCATGACCCGCTGGCTTAAACGCCTTGTTCCTGATGCCTCTGAAGAATTACAGATCGCTGTAAGAAGCCAACATCTGTGCCGTTGGGAAATCCCCCGTTCCGATTACCCGACAGGAAGAACAGGCTACCTGCGATGGCGCAGTGACCTGGGCAAAATGCATGCTGAAAAAGCCATGCAGGCAATGATGGACAATGGTTACAGTGAAGTCAGTCAAAAGCGGGTCTACAGTCTGGTACGAAAGCTCAACTTAAAACGCAATCGGGACACCCAGACACTGGAAGACTGCGCCTGCCTGGTCTTTCTGGAATTCGAGTTCTCAGCGTTCGCTGCCAGACATACAGAAGATAAACTGATCCCTATTGTGCAGAAAACCTGGGCGAAGATGTCACCAGAAGCACAGCAGGAGGCTCTTGGACTGGAGTTCAAACCTGATGAGCAGGCACTGCTTGGCAAAGCTCTGAATAGTTGACCAGGTGCTATGCAATATCCAGAAAGCTACTGGTGGGATCATTTTCAGGTCACTACCCGGGGCCGTAAGCCTGAATTGCTGACGCCTGTTTCTCAGGACTCTGGCAGAATCCCGTAGTACTGCAACAGTGCATCACAATATTTTTCTCTGGCAGGAATCGCTTTGCAGCGGGCAATAAACCCCTGACTGTAAGCGTCCTGCTCCACAAAGTTCGACACAGTTCTGTCATTACGCCACTGATACAGGAAATCCAGAAGCTGCTGCTCCGATTCAACAGAGTCAAACCGTTTTTTTCCTTTCAGGTAAGTACACAGGACAGGAACATAACTTATATCTGAATCAAAACTCATCACTGCCTGCTGAACGCTATCCAGATGCCGGTCATGGTCATCTACCAGCATGACCTGCCCTGGTTTTGGCAGGAGTTTGTTTTCGATCAAAGCAATCAGCACTTCTCCTTTCCTGTTGCCCTGCCCGGCCAGTACCACACCATGCTCCACCACAAACTGCCTGCCTCCCGACAATGCAATAAATTGTTCAGCCCCTGTATCTGAAAAGGTGATACC from Endozoicomonas sp. NE40 includes:
- a CDS encoding DUF4202 domain-containing protein; protein product: MTPLQKTLVTIDALHARDPKTTAGKAHELLYAERMTRWLKRLVPDASEELQIAVRSQHLCRWEIPRSDYPTGRTGYLRWRSDLGKMHAEKAMQAMMDNGYSEVSQKRVYSLVRKLNLKRNRDTQTLEDCACLVFLEFEFSAFAARHTEDKLIPIVQKTWAKMSPEAQQEALGLEFKPDEQALLGKALNS
- a CDS encoding DUF2608 domain-containing protein, which encodes MALIINPYPTSAATTSQPGLFLQQKFNDGTLNNQSLVILDLDDTTITTPEGQWLGRSEMFYYLVDREMQRNPDRTRQDIVDEIDPLLTMVYGKVPVQLTDETLPDTINHLISKGVTVIGMTARGLPVADATRWQLKEVGITFSDTGAEQFIALSGGRQFVVEHGVVLAGQGNRKGEVLIALIENKLLPKPGQVMLVDDHDRHLDSVQQAVMSFDSDISYVPVLCTYLKGKKRFDSVESEQQLLDFLYQWRNDRTVSNFVEQDAYSQGFIARCKAIPAREKYCDALLQYYGILPES